The following coding sequences are from one Triticum dicoccoides isolate Atlit2015 ecotype Zavitan chromosome 4A, WEW_v2.0, whole genome shotgun sequence window:
- the LOC119284478 gene encoding uncharacterized protein LOC119284478 produces MASASEHYARCSKLDKSVSDSQDMSYPVVKLGYISFIEARVIPAGEVHFRHPDDVLLCPGGTMSELRFPLQILLGVLAFFLEVGRRSSLRQGVGGGCTACSVWFQECVLHLKKFLGLSLYVFPR; encoded by the exons ATGGCGAGCGCCAGTGAGCACTATGCACGGTGTAGCAAGCTGGACAAGAGCGTGAGCGACAGTCAAGACATGAGCTATCCAGT GGTCAAACTGGGCTATATTTCTTTCATTGAGGCGAGGGTGATTCCAGCAGGTGAGGTGCATTTTAGACATCCGGATGATGTCTTGCTATGTCCAGGTGGTACCATGTCTGAATTAAGATTTCCCTTGCAGATTTTGCTTGGCGTACTCGCCTTTTTTCTTGAAGTTGGGCGTCGGTCGTCTCTGCGGCAAG GTGTTGGCGGGGGTTGCACGGCATGTTCCGTCTGGTTTCAGGAGTGTGTGCTGCACCTGAAAAAATTTCTCGGGTTGTCTCTCTACGTATTTCCACGTTAG